The genomic window TACAAAACATGTCCACCACAGTAGGTTTTGTGGGTATTGACactagtattctctcgggtatacACTCAGTCtagtttccgctcaggttatggatgtgtcacagcaaccttaaaggtcctaaattatgtcaccattgcccttgattctaagaaatgttgtgctgctatttgtgactcaccacctggattcggtcttatctatcaaaattagaaattgtgttttttacattggtaaaaagtagagactcagagctagaaaatggtatatcatacattgcatttttgaggaacaatgggaaagtaataatgctttgaaagttgataaacttatgaactcacttttgagaaaagggcctttgaatgttttggtacctactcgAGAGCTCTCCTTGTCTACActcattcagcatcattcacaccctcttaagccagccccacccatctctttaagtatttaaagtatcaaagtaaatggaattgctaaaatgtactaagtatcaaaagtataaataatttcaattcCTTAAACCAGACATCccaattaaaaaaacatttttttttatggatagccagcggcacactccaacactcagacctAATTTACACGAAGCATTttaaacgaagcatttgtgtttagtgagtctgtgtggtatgtcacaaaatcatgtgactgccacacatacagttgaagtttacatatacttaagttggagtcattaaaacttgtttttcaaccactccacaaatttcttgttaacaaactatagtttggcaaatcggttaggacatctactttgtgcatgacacaagttgtttttcagattatttcacttataattcactgcatcacaattccagtgggtcagaagtttacatacactaagttgactgtgcctttaaacagcttggaaaattccagaaaattatgtcatggctttagaagcttctgatcggctaattgacatcatttcagtcaatttgaggtgtacctgtggatgtaattcAAGGCGTACCTtaaaacgcagtgcctctttcttgacatcatggaaaatcaaaataaatcagccaatacctcagaaaaacaattgtggacttccacaagtctggttcatccttgggagaaatttccaaatgcctgaaggtaccaccttcatctgtagaaacaatagtacgcaagtataaacaccatgggaccacgcagccatcataccgctcaggaaggagacgcgttctgtctcctagagatgaacatactttggtgcgaaaagtgcaaatcaatcacagaacagcagcaaaggaccttgtgaagaggctggaggaaaataatctatatccacagtaaatgagtcctatattgccataacctgaaaggccgcacagcaaggaagaagccactgctccgaaaaacggcattaaaaagccagactacggtttgcaactgcacatggggacaaagatcgtacattttggagaaatgtcctctggtctgatgaaacaaaaatagaactgtttggccataatcaccatcgttatgtttggaggaaaaaggggaggcttgcaagccaaagaacaccatcccaactgtgaagcacgggtggtagcatcatgttgtgggggtgctttgctgtaggagggactggtgcacttcacaaaatagatggcatcatgaggtaggaaaaatatgtggatatattgaagcaacatctcaagacatcagtcaggaagttaaagcttggtcgcaaatgggtcttccaaatggacaatgaccccaagcattcttccaaagttgtggcaaaatggcttaaggacaacaaagtcaaggtattggagtggccatcacaaagccctgacctcaatcctatagagtatttgtgggcagaactgaaaaaagcgtgtgccagcaaggagacctacaaacctgactcagttacaccagctctgtcaggaggaatgggccaaaattcatccaatttattgtgggaagcttgtggaaggctacccgaaacgtttgacacaagttaaacaatttaataaaggcaatgctaccaaatactaattgagtgtatgtaaacttctgacctacaggaaatgtgatgaaaaaaattaaAGCTGaagtcattctctctattattctgacatttcacattcttaaaataaagtggtgatcttacctgacctaaaacagggaatttttactaggtttaaatgtcaggaattgtgaaaaactgagtttaaatgtatttggctaaggtgtatgtaaacttccgacttcaactgcatgtgGAGGTTTGAGGCAAACACAAATTCTTTAAGAACACCCTCAAACTTCAAGAACAATTTGCTATAGGCCATCACTGGGAGACATCACCATGGCTACATACTGAGTATGAAAGCATTTTCCCTGAGTGGTTTTACTGGTGATGAGGGATTGGCACCGTCACTTCAGGTCACTATGCAAAAAGCCATTTACTCTACCAGCTCAGTTAAGATGGTTGACACGGAGTAGAGAGAGGGACTGTTCGTTTGCAGTTAtcgtgacacaaggcgagacccagatgcagacacaggaggcagatggttggagtcttacaatgtttattaatccaaaaggagtaggcaagagaatggtcgtggacaggcaaaaggtcaaaaccagatcagagtccaggaggtaaagagcggcagacaggctcgtggtcaaggctgGCAGAATGTTCAGGCAGGCgtgtacaaagtccagaaacaggcaagggtcaaaaccgagaggactagaaaaaggagaaaagcAATAAGCAGGAGAACAGggaaaccgctggttgacttggaaacatactgGCACAGAGAGGGAGGAAACAAAGGAATAAATAAACTAGGGAAAATCAGCAACacctggagagggtggagacaatcacaaggacaacAGATCATGACAGCAGTAAGATGGAGCATGAAATACCAGTCTTTTATTGTTGATAATATTGAATACCTATTGCTGGACAAGTTGCATACTGATAATTTCAGTGAACATTACCAAGCATTCACTGtgtttgttggtgatgatgaCAAAGTTGTTGTAAAAGTTGATGATCTGAAATTCTGTCCTTCAAAgtgctggtggtggtgatgagaGCCTTTATGTTGTTACTTTGTTTGATAGGATTGAGTAATAGTCAGATCATTGGCAACTTTGTCAAGAGAATTGCATACCTAGTCTTAGGAGGACTTCCACTTGTGTTAAATAGCAACTTTGCAAATACTCTTGTTCTCATATAGTACATGTACTGAGGTGCCTGTGATGCACTGATTTCATTCTGAAGCACCTGTGGTGCACTGATTTCATTCTAACGCGCCGTGATGCACTGATTTCATTCTGGTGCACCTGTGATGCAGTGATTTCATTCTGGTGCGCTGTGATGCACTGATTTCATTCTGATGTGCCTGTGATGGACTGATTTCATTCTGATGTGCCTGTGATGCAGTGATTTCATTCTTGTGCACCTGTGATGCACTGATTTCATTTTGATGCACCTTTGATGCACTGATTTCATTCTGATGCGCTGTGATGCACTGATTTCATTCTGATGTGCTGTGATGCACTGATTTCATTCTGATGTGCCTGTGATGCACTGATTTCATTCTGATGTGCTGTGATGCACTGATTTCATTCTGATGTGCCTGTGATGCACTGTTTTAACTGTGATGCTCCTGTGATTCATCTCAGGCGCCTCAGTACATGTACTAAATGTGATGCACTATTTTCATTCTGATTAGCCTGTGATGCACCGATTTCATTTAAATGTGCCTGTGATGCATCTTTTTCATTTTATTATGCCTGTGATGTACTGTTCTCACTTTGTCCTAAATAAAGGAAACATAGCAGAGTCATTTCTCTTGTAAGGAATCCTTTATTGCTCTTGTTTAACTCACCTACAACTTGCAGGCTTGATTTATGAGTGGGATAGAACCagaccaacaaaaaaaaaatcctagtGTGAATATTTAGCGCTTGCTAGTGTCAATTCAGCTACAGGATGCATTCTCTAgagttgatcctcaacactgaaaGATGTTGCTGCTTAATACTGAGGGTGTGGAAAAAAACACACCCATGGATAATTGAATCAACATCTGAAGTGTTATATTCTAACACTCCAAGTGTTTCAATATTAACACTATCAAAAGTGTTACATTAACACTGAGTGGCACTATATAAAAACTGGATGAGTGTTTAATTACACTCCCATGGGTCATTTGAAGTGTTATATCTTAACACTCAGTGTTTCAATATTAAACTACAAGTGTTAAAATAAGAGTGGACCTATATAAACACAGGATGAGTGTTAAAATTAACACACctggtgttaaattaacactttcaAATTTGCTGTATGGAGACCAGATTTTGAACATGTTTATGCTGCTCATTTTGATGTCACTCTGAAATTAAAGGCCTAATTTTCTTATTGAACAAGTTGTTTGTCAGTAAAGTGCAAGGTGTACACTAACATTTGCATTGCTATCTGTACCATCTTGTCAGACAAAACCACAGACTGTAAAATAACAGGATGGAGCTGCAACTGAGGCGTGTTTAGAAGAGGTGTAACCAGACTAGTAGAGGTCTACCAGGAACTAACATCATCACTCTTTTCATCTGGGGAGAGGAAAGTAGACAGGACGGTAGTCAGGAGACGCTGTAGAAACTCTGATACTGATAGGTTAGAATAAGGTGAAACATGGAGCACTTCAAGCCAGCATTTAACAGTCTGATCTCACAAGTGAGAAAAACAGCCAGTTTTACCGTGACCTTCTTCGCTCTTTTTCTATACCAGGTTGTGTTGGATGAGCACTTAAAATGCTTATGTAAAGACGGTGTTAAACCAGAGGTTACCCGTAACCAGTGTTTCCTCTACATGTTCTTGCCAGTTCTgatattgtttttgttcattcTCTGGATGGACGGAGATTTTCAACGAGTCTTGAGAATTCCATGCATATGCAGATGTAATTTGTTGAGAAGACTGGTGACAATCCTCATTAAGGCGGCTGCTATAGGGATGCTGTGGGTTGTGTCTGTGTTTATTGATGGGGACTGGTACGTGTGCTATCAAAGAGCAATGCTTCCCTGCAGGAACAACACCACACCCTCCGAAGAGGAACTAGAAAAGCAACTCGAAGCTCGTTTCAAAACAGAGTCCATGGTGAGTACCTTTCATTCTTTACTTGTTATTTATAAAAATTCCCCAGAGTATTGAGGGGGGCAGACCAGagtattgagggggggggggggtggatacTAGAGTACTGAGGAGGGGTGGAGACCAGagtattgagggggggggggggggggggggagaccaaTGGTGTGTTGAATTTGCTTGAACGTTTGCTACATTGCGGAACGGATTGTACTGAACACGTTTACATTCTTGATCAGATCAGTCCAGACTTTAAGGAATGTTTGCTCCCTTTTGGTGGGTGTGGCGAGGAGTTGCTTGAAGCAATGAGAGATGTATTTAAAGGGCAGCAGCCATGCTGACAGCGTTCCTCTAGACACAACCCAACCCTCCAAGATTTTCAACTGCACGTTCAGTACAATGCTGTTTCCCGTCAATTGAACGTTTCAGAACATAAAAAACATATTGGACGCCGCCCAGAGTGTTGAGGGGGTGAAGACCAAAGTATTGAGGGGGGCGGGGGGTGGAGATCAGAGTATTGAGGCAGGGTGGAGACTAGAGTATTGAGGGGGGGCAGAGTTTTGAGGGGGGGACCAGAGTATTTGGGGGGGATTAGAGTATTGGAGTGGGGGGGTCAAGAGTACTTGGGAGGGTGGACAGAAGAGTATTGTTTGGTCTAAATATTAGATTATCTTTAACATGAAAACACATTTTGTTTCAGGTTATTGGCTTGGGACTGGTTTTGGGTCTGCTTCTTGCGACTTCTATTCTGACTGCAATACCTTGGATGGATATCTGTTATGTTATACGCAGAAAATGTACAAGGTACGAGAACATTAACGTGATGGATAGTACAATCAAAACTTATCACATGGCTCTTTATGAGGAGAATATTAAGGAAGAGATAAACATTCTTATTGAAAAAGACTTAAAGAGAACAGCTAAGGAGCGTGTAGTTCTTAAAATCAGAGAACTACTACCTCCCTCTTCGACTGCAGCCCCtccaaccaccaccacaacacagggAGGAGGCGGGGCAAGCAGCAGCAATACACGTCCTGAGGTGGAAGATagtagcagcagcaccaccaccaatcCTGAGGTGGAAGATAGAGTGATCACCCTTGACAACCTTGATTTTGACAAGATATCTGATCTATATTCTGATATAATCTGCTCGCTGTTCACTGAACCGCCCGGTGCTGCAGCCTCTCCAGGCCTCGCAACCCCCTGACTGCCCAGAAGAAGAAGACGGGCCAAGCAACAGCAGAATCGTTTAGCGAACAACAATGGAAACCAGAAAAGAACAAACAAATTAAAAGGAACAATAACCAAAGAAGTGGCCAGATGCCACAACTTGAGGAAGGCCCTCAACCATAACTGTGGTGTAATACTGGTAAATgttataatacactgctcaaaaaaataaaggaaacacttaaacaacacaatgtaattccaagtcaatcacacttctgtgaaatcaaactgtccacttaggaaacaacactgattgacaataaatttcacatgctgttgtgcaaatggaatagacaacaggtggaaattataggcaattagcaagacacccccaattaaggagtggttctgcaggtggtaaccacagaccacttctcagttcctatgcttcctggctgatgttttggtcacttttgaatgctggcggtgctttcactctagtggtagcatgagacggagtctacaacccacacaagtggctcaggtagtgcagctcatccaggatggcacatcaatgcgagctgtggcaagaaggtttgctgtgtctgtcagcgtagtgtccagagcatggaagcgctaccaggagtcaggccagtacatcaggagatatggaggaggccgtaggagggcaacaacccagcagcaggaccgctacctccgcctttgtgcaaggaggagcaggagaagcactgccagagccctgcaaaatgacctccagcaggccacaaatgtgcatgtgtctgctcaaacggtcagaaacagactaggtttgagggcctgacgtccacaggtggggattgtgcttacagcccaacaccgtgcaggacggttggcatttgccagagaacaccaagattggcaaattcgtcactggcgccttgtgctcttcacagatgtgttcagtgtgaacctgctttcgtGACAGACGaggtggagaacgttctgctgcctgcaacatcctccagcatgaccggtttggaggtgggtcagtcatggtgtggggtggcatttttttggggggccgcacagccctccatgtgctcgccagaggtagcctgactgccattaggtaccgagatgagatcctcagaccccttgtgagaccatatgctggtgcggttggccctgggttcctcctaatgcaagacaatgctagacctcatgtggctggagtgtgtcagcag from Salmo trutta chromosome 9, fSalTru1.1, whole genome shotgun sequence includes these protein-coding regions:
- the LOC115199647 gene encoding uncharacterized protein LOC115199647, whose amino-acid sequence is MEHFKPAFNSLISQVRKTASFTVTFFALFLYQVVLDEHLKCLCKDGVKPEVTRNQCFLYMFLPVLILFLFILWMDGDFQRVLRIPCICRCNLLRRLVTILIKAAAIGMLWVVSVFIDGDWYVCYQRAMLPCRNNTTPSEEELEKQLEARFKTESMVIGLGLVLGLLLATSILTAIPWMDICYVIRRKCTRYENINVMDSTIKTYHMALYEENIKEEINILIEKDLKRTAKERVVLKIRELLPPSSTAAPPTTTTTQGGGGASSSNTRPEVEDSSSSTTTNPEVEDRVITLDNLDFDKISDLYSDIICSLFTEPPGAAASPGLATP